The proteins below come from a single Maridesulfovibrio ferrireducens genomic window:
- a CDS encoding helix-turn-helix transcriptional regulator gives MNRLERYRTEKGLTFEMLAKAVGLSKPGVFRHCRGLQAISGESALLYHIHLGIPLKDLRPDLYSDKAA, from the coding sequence ATGAACAGATTAGAAAGATACCGAACTGAAAAAGGCCTGACTTTTGAAATGCTCGCAAAAGCTGTCGGGTTAAGTAAGCCTGGAGTATTTAGGCATTGCCGAGGTTTGCAAGCAATCTCTGGCGAATCAGCTCTTCTTTACCACATCCATCTAGGGATACCTTTGAAAGACCTGCGTCCGGATTTGTATTCCGACAAGGCCGCTTAA
- a CDS encoding helix-turn-helix transcriptional regulator, whose protein sequence is MNMSTKAYDKEAAHGWDMVLKKLDELRSSGKTLEEIGRGLGVAKATTSRWLSRAQGGERNSFGEMVRYAKKLGISSQEMFGEIPEKMNSFDKKIAQELSENITHSETTPVQISINTGISNGRLESILSGTIKPDLYEFHAICKEISINPTILLNKAAAELESENNADTQQTRKSA, encoded by the coding sequence ATGAACATGAGTACAAAAGCATACGATAAAGAAGCTGCCCATGGCTGGGATATGGTTCTAAAAAAACTTGATGAGCTAAGATCGTCAGGAAAAACATTAGAAGAGATAGGCCGTGGACTAGGTGTTGCAAAAGCGACAACCTCTCGCTGGCTATCTAGAGCACAAGGAGGAGAAAGAAACTCTTTCGGAGAAATGGTTAGGTATGCAAAAAAATTAGGAATCTCTTCTCAAGAAATGTTCGGAGAGATCCCTGAAAAAATGAATTCATTTGATAAAAAGATCGCCCAAGAACTCTCTGAAAATATCACACATTCCGAGACTACCCCTGTCCAAATATCTATAAATACAGGCATAAGCAACGGAAGGCTTGAATCTATTCTTTCAGGAACCATAAAGCCAGACCTCTATGAATTTCACGCTATCTGCAAAGAAATAAGCATCAACCCGACTATTCTTTTAAATAAAGCAGCCGCCGAGTTAGAATCTGAAAACAACGCTGACACTCAGCAAACCCGCAAGTCTGCCTAA
- a CDS encoding ImmA/IrrE family metallo-endopeptidase gives MTPEELAHSYLLSFWDGMLPVNPIRIANALSIQVFQDENLQSCNRSGEYRPGVISFNPHHHKNRIRFTVAHELGHHAFNHGPAAREDHSFSYSYKEQQANEFAAALIMPHEAITRLLTEGITSFSELSERFGVSPRAMEIRLERLGYL, from the coding sequence ATGACACCGGAAGAGTTAGCACACTCATACCTCTTAAGTTTTTGGGATGGTATGCTCCCGGTAAACCCAATTCGAATTGCCAATGCTTTAAGCATACAGGTTTTTCAAGACGAAAACCTGCAAAGCTGCAATAGATCTGGGGAATATCGTCCGGGTGTAATTTCATTTAATCCACACCATCATAAGAACAGGATTAGGTTTACTGTTGCCCATGAGTTAGGCCACCATGCCTTTAACCACGGGCCAGCAGCACGTGAAGACCATTCTTTCTCTTACAGTTATAAAGAACAGCAAGCTAACGAATTTGCAGCAGCTTTAATCATGCCTCACGAAGCAATCACAAGACTGTTAACAGAAGGAATCACTTCATTTTCTGAACTTTCAGAAAGATTTGGAGTTTCACCACGTGCTATGGAAATTAGACTTGAAAGACTAGGCTATTTATAA
- a CDS encoding XRE family transcriptional regulator produces the protein MTDKITSISQFNGAMLVEARTARGLSQSQLAEISGVTKQSISNYENNKQAPRATALDKLSGCLNIPLAFLYTENALIENAPIYFRSLASLHKKERNRAQIKLSWLARLLDCYDEYLELPAPNIPEELDISSRYQLVSDEEIEEIALSCRRAFNIGDGPISNMTMLMENNGVIVVEMPLEVKAEDAFSRWVLNSQIPAAVLVSTKPSACRDRFSLAHELGHLVMHRKVHPTNENLKEIEKQANRFASSFLLPAHSYVRDFGYPSLDVFKLLKEKWKVSIQAQIIRCWQLGLISDDSKRNFFINISKRKWRLKEPLDDIIPVEHPKILRESTKLLCTEGGLTFDEISYKTQLSPDDIAQLTCVPKETIPLQVQKPKLKTVKPQNKVINFPKHKT, from the coding sequence ATGACTGATAAGATCACTTCCATATCACAATTCAATGGCGCCATGCTTGTTGAAGCACGGACAGCTCGTGGTCTGTCTCAATCACAATTAGCTGAAATTTCCGGCGTTACCAAACAATCAATTTCTAACTACGAAAACAACAAGCAAGCCCCAAGAGCAACTGCTCTAGATAAGCTATCTGGCTGCTTAAATATTCCACTAGCCTTCTTATATACTGAAAATGCTTTAATTGAGAACGCTCCTATATACTTCAGGTCGCTTGCAAGCTTACACAAGAAAGAACGAAATAGAGCGCAAATAAAATTAAGCTGGTTAGCAAGATTGCTTGACTGTTATGATGAATACTTGGAGCTTCCTGCCCCAAATATTCCAGAAGAATTAGATATTAGCTCACGATATCAATTAGTCTCAGATGAAGAAATTGAAGAAATAGCCTTGTCTTGTCGCAGAGCTTTTAATATCGGCGATGGACCAATTTCAAATATGACTATGTTGATGGAAAACAATGGAGTTATTGTTGTTGAAATGCCCCTTGAAGTGAAAGCTGAGGACGCTTTTTCTAGGTGGGTTTTAAACTCACAAATTCCAGCAGCTGTGTTGGTTTCAACCAAGCCGAGTGCATGCAGGGATAGATTCAGTCTTGCACATGAGTTGGGACACCTTGTCATGCATAGAAAAGTTCATCCAACAAATGAGAACCTGAAAGAAATTGAAAAACAAGCTAACCGCTTCGCATCATCCTTTCTACTTCCTGCTCATTCTTATGTTAGAGATTTTGGCTATCCTTCTTTAGATGTCTTCAAGCTTTTAAAAGAGAAATGGAAAGTCTCCATTCAAGCTCAAATTATACGGTGTTGGCAACTTGGATTAATTTCAGATGATTCTAAAAGGAATTTCTTTATTAATATATCCAAGCGTAAATGGAGACTAAAAGAACCTCTTGATGACATAATCCCTGTTGAGCACCCTAAAATACTTAGAGAATCAACAAAACTATTATGCACAGAAGGCGGATTAACGTTTGATGAAATATCTTACAAAACACAATTGTCACCTGACGATATTGCACAACTAACCTGTGTACCGAAAGAAACAATTCCTCTTCAAGTCCAAAAACCAAAACTAAAAACAGTTAAGCCACAAAATAAGGTCATAAACTTCCCTAAGCATAAGACTTAA